One genomic window of Biomphalaria glabrata chromosome 9, xgBioGlab47.1, whole genome shotgun sequence includes the following:
- the LOC106071349 gene encoding pre-mRNA-splicing factor ATP-dependent RNA helicase DHX16-like isoform X1 → MINYRKHHEFTSRVKILLKTKNHTMAVSTETWVNDKLHDILGISDKYIAQYFIGLASKSENPGEFIQRLEETGTVDVDDVLKAFARELFDKVPHKQKKEVVVSAEKKKTLELEEKNKTYQLLDDDDDDDDEDDRKEDKFKTHKTSSQSRHLRRKHESSEEEEETQNQDMANDDDDDKDSDSSSSDPDNERKKDLKERDEFAKRLRDKDKEKTRNTMSKSDKRAYEEAKKRLKLEQEDRKKIIPDLRKRSRREYLKKRQADKLEDLEADIAEEEYFFSGAKLTKKEQKDLEYKKTVLKLAKEHKAAGEIEKIDRYHIPRDDALPQDKYVEDKTEKRMGSEQSRWEEEHLNAALLKFGARDAKEKKKSKDYDVIMDEEIEFVQALQMPGTRDEKEAKSTKDAKKMSIAETKKSLPIYPFRKDLLKAIEDHQILIIEGETGSGKTTQIPQFLHEAGYTNDGKKVGCTQPRRVAAMSVAARVAEEMGWKLGNQVGYSIRFEDCTSERTILKYMTDGMLLREFLSEPDLASYSVLIVDEAHERTLHTDVLFGLVKDIARFRPDLKLLISSATLDAQKFSEFFDDAPIFRIPGRRYPVDIYYTKAPEADYLDAAVVSVLQIHVTQPVGDILVFLTGQEEIETANEMLLERTRKLGSKIKELIVLPIYSTLPSEMQAKIFEPTPPNARKVILATNIAETSLTIDGIVYVIDPGFCKQKSYNARTGMESLVVTPVSKASANQRAGRAGRVSAGKCFRLYTAWAYKNELEDNAVPEIQRTNLGNVVLLLKSLGINDLLNFDFMDPPPHETLVLALEQLYALGALNHMGELTKLGRRMAEFPVDPMMSKMILASEKYKCAKEIITIGAMLSVNNAIFYRPKDKIVHADTARHNFFVPGGDHLTLLNVYNQWEETEFSTQWCYENYIQHRSMKRARDVRDQLEGLLERVEIEVTSNPSDTVAIRKAITAGYFYHTVHLTKGGQYKTVKSHQTVMVHPNSCLFDEHPRWLVYHELVFTTKEFMRQVIEIENLWLLEVAPHYYKAKDLEDGSDKKMPKKIGKAKEELSRTY, encoded by the exons aTCACACAATGGCTGTCAGTACAGAGACATGGGTCAATGACAAGCTTCATGATATTCTTGGTATATCAGACAAATATATTGCACAGTACTTCATTGGATTGGCCTCAAAATCTGAGAACCCCGGTGAATTTATTCAGCGACTTGAGGAAACTGGGACAGTAGATGTTGATGATGTCCTGAAAGCTTTTGCTCGGGAACTTTTTGACAAG GTTCCACACAAACAAAAGAAGGAAGTTGTGGTATCTGCggagaaaaagaaaacactgGAACttgaagagaaaaataaaacttaccAACTGTtagatgatgacgatgatgatgatgatgaagatgacaGAAAAGAGGATAAATTCAag ACACATAAAACATCATCGCAGTCGCGACATTTGCGAAGGAAACATGAGTCATCAGAGGAAGAGGAGGAAACACAAAATCA agatatggctaatgatgatgatgatgacaaggATTCTGACAGCTCCAGCTCTGACCCAGACAATGAGCGCAAGAAAGATTTAAAGGAGCGTGATGAGTTTGCCAAGAGGTTGAGAGACAAAGATAAAGAGAAGACAAGAAATACCATGTCCAAGTCAGACAAACGG GCTTAtgaagaggcaaagaaaagattAAAATTAGAACAGGAAGATCGTAAGAAAATAATCCCAGACCTGAGGAAGAGGTCTAGAAGGGAGTACTTGAAGAAAAGACAGGCAGACaaacttgaagatttggaagcTGATATTGCAGAGGAAGAATACTTCTTTAGTGGTGCAAA aCTTACAAAGaaagaacagaaagatttagaGTATAAGAAAACAGTTCTAAAATTGGCCAAAGAACACAAAGCTGCTGGAGAAATAGAAAAGATTGATAGGTATCACATTCCAAGGGATGACGCTCTGCCGCAGGATAAATATGTGGAGGACAAGACAGAGAAACGCATGGGCTCTGAGCAGAGCCGCTGGGAGGAAGAGCACCTTAATGCTGCTCTTCTTAAATTCGGAGCTAGGGATGCCAAGGAGAAGAAAAAGTCCAAAGATTATGATGTCATTATGGATGAGGAGATAGAGTTTGTGCAAGCCCTACAGATGCCAGGAACCAGAGATGAAAAa gaagCGAAATCAACCAAAGAtgctaaaaaaatgtctattgCTGAGACAAAGAAGAGTCTACCCATATATCCATTCAGAAAAGATTTACTAAAGGCTATTGAAGATCATCAAATTCTTATCATTGAAGGGGAGACTGGTTCAGGAAAGACAACTCAGATACCTCAATTTCTTCATGAAGca GGCTACACTAATGATGGTAAGAAAGTGGGCTGTACACAACCCAGGAGAGTAGCAGCCATGTCTGTGGCTGCTCGAGTTGCAGAAGAGATGGGTTGGAAGCTAGGTAACCAAGTGGGCTACAGTATCAGGTTTGAAGATTGCACCTCAGAGCGTACAATTTTAAAGTACATGACAGATGGCATGCTGCTTCGAGAGTTCTTGAGTGAGCCAGATTTGGCGAGCTACAGTGTCCTCATTGTTGATGAGGCTCATGAACGAACACTACATACAGACGTTTTGTTTGGCCTTGTAAAAGACATAGCCAGGTTTAGGCCAGATCTCAAATTGCTCATTTCTAGTGCCACATTAGATGCACAAAAGTTTTCTGAGTTTTTTGACGATGCCCCAATTTTCCGCATACCAGGAAGAAGGTATCCAGTGGATATCTACTATACAAAAGCGCCCGAGGCAGATTATCTAGATGCTGCTGTTGTTTCTGTACTTCAAATTCACGTGACTCAACCAGTTGGTGACATTCTAGTCTTTCTGACTGGTCAGGAAGAGATTGAGACAGCCAATGAAATGCTGCTAGAGAGAACTAGAAAGTTGGGCtcaaaaataaaagagctgATTGTGCTGCCCATTTACTCCACTTTACCTTCAGAGATGCAAGCTAAAATCTTTGAACCAACTCCACCCAATGCTCGCAAG GTTATCCTTGCAACCAACATCGcagaaacatctttaactattgaTGGAATAGTTTATGTCATAGACCCAGGTTTCTGTAAACAGAAGAGTTACAATGCCAGAACTGGCATGGAATCTCTAGTTGTCACTCCAGTTTCAAAG GCATCTGCTAACCAGAGAGCTGGGCGTGCCGGCAGAGTCTCTGCTGGGAAGTGCTTTCGTCTCTACACAGCCTGGGCATATAAAAATGAGCTGGAAGATAATGCTGTCCCTGAAATACAAAGGACAAACTTGGGCAATGTGGTCCTTCTGCTCAAGTCACTGGGGATCAATGACCTGCTCAACTTTGACTTTATGGACCCACCCCCACATGAGACTCTGGTCCTGGCTTTAGAGCAGCTGTATGCATTGGGTGCTCTCAATCACATGGGAGAGCTGACTAAACTAGGACGCCGAATGGCAGAGTTTCCTGTTGACCCGATGATGTCAAAGATGATATTGGCAtcagaaaa GTACAAATGTGCCAAAGAGATTATAACAATAGGAGCAATGTTATCGGTCAACAATGCCATTTTCTACCGGCCCAAAGACAAAATAGTTCATGCAGACACAGCCAGGCACAACTTTTTTGTTCCTGGAGGTGACCACTTGACTCTGCTGAATGTGTATAATCAATGGGAAGAGACTGAGTTCTCAACCCAGTGGTGCTATGAAAACTACATTCAACACAGGTCCATGAAACGAGCCAGGGATGTCAGGGACCAGCTGGAGGGACTGCTGGAGAGAGTGGAGATTGAGGTCACATCCAATCCAAGTGATACAGTAGCAATCAGGAAG GCAATCACAGCTGGTTATTTTTACCACACTGTCCACTTGACTAAAGGTGGTCAGTATAAGACAGTTAAGTCTCATCAGACGGTGATGGTTCACCCCAACAGCTGTTTGTTTGATGAACACCCACGCTggctggtttaccatgaattggTTTTCACCACAAAAGAGTTCATGAGACAG GTTATTGAAATAGAAAATCTCTGGCTTCTGGAAGTAGCACCACATTACTACAAGGCTAAAGACTTGGAAGATGGGTCCGACAAAAAAATGCCAAAAAAGATTGGTAAAGCCAAAGAAGAACTTTCCAGAACATATTAA
- the LOC106071453 gene encoding microtubule nucleation factor SSNA1-like: MSQQGAALQSYNNELVKCIEELCGKRDEIHKSILQEEEEKVKLQNDIRVLTERLAKVNESLAKKIASRNEFDRTIAETEAAYMKILESSQTLLSVLKRESQSLKEKSVPAPGAPSSRNMPPS; this comes from the exons ATGTCTCAACAAGGAGCAGCCCTTCAGAGCTACAACAATGAACTGGTTAAAT GTATTGAGGAGTTGTGTGGCAAGCGAGATGAGATTCACAAATCTATTCTCCAAGAAGAAGAGGAAAAAGTCAAGCTGCAAAATGACATCAGAGTTTTGACAGAGAGGCTGGCTAAGGTTAATGAATCTTTGGCCAAAAAGATAGCATCCCGAAATGAATTTGACAGGACCATTGCAGAGACAGAAGCTGCTTACATGAAA ATCTTGGAGAGCTCACAGACTTTGTTAAGTGTATTAAAAAGAGAATCTCAATCACTGAAAGAAAAGTCTGTCCCTGCCCCAGGAGCACCTTCATCACGAAACATGCCCCCATCTTGA
- the LOC106071349 gene encoding pre-mRNA-splicing factor ATP-dependent RNA helicase DHX16-like isoform X2 gives MAVSTETWVNDKLHDILGISDKYIAQYFIGLASKSENPGEFIQRLEETGTVDVDDVLKAFARELFDKVPHKQKKEVVVSAEKKKTLELEEKNKTYQLLDDDDDDDDEDDRKEDKFKTHKTSSQSRHLRRKHESSEEEEETQNQDMANDDDDDKDSDSSSSDPDNERKKDLKERDEFAKRLRDKDKEKTRNTMSKSDKRAYEEAKKRLKLEQEDRKKIIPDLRKRSRREYLKKRQADKLEDLEADIAEEEYFFSGAKLTKKEQKDLEYKKTVLKLAKEHKAAGEIEKIDRYHIPRDDALPQDKYVEDKTEKRMGSEQSRWEEEHLNAALLKFGARDAKEKKKSKDYDVIMDEEIEFVQALQMPGTRDEKEAKSTKDAKKMSIAETKKSLPIYPFRKDLLKAIEDHQILIIEGETGSGKTTQIPQFLHEAGYTNDGKKVGCTQPRRVAAMSVAARVAEEMGWKLGNQVGYSIRFEDCTSERTILKYMTDGMLLREFLSEPDLASYSVLIVDEAHERTLHTDVLFGLVKDIARFRPDLKLLISSATLDAQKFSEFFDDAPIFRIPGRRYPVDIYYTKAPEADYLDAAVVSVLQIHVTQPVGDILVFLTGQEEIETANEMLLERTRKLGSKIKELIVLPIYSTLPSEMQAKIFEPTPPNARKVILATNIAETSLTIDGIVYVIDPGFCKQKSYNARTGMESLVVTPVSKASANQRAGRAGRVSAGKCFRLYTAWAYKNELEDNAVPEIQRTNLGNVVLLLKSLGINDLLNFDFMDPPPHETLVLALEQLYALGALNHMGELTKLGRRMAEFPVDPMMSKMILASEKYKCAKEIITIGAMLSVNNAIFYRPKDKIVHADTARHNFFVPGGDHLTLLNVYNQWEETEFSTQWCYENYIQHRSMKRARDVRDQLEGLLERVEIEVTSNPSDTVAIRKAITAGYFYHTVHLTKGGQYKTVKSHQTVMVHPNSCLFDEHPRWLVYHELVFTTKEFMRQVIEIENLWLLEVAPHYYKAKDLEDGSDKKMPKKIGKAKEELSRTY, from the exons ATGGCTGTCAGTACAGAGACATGGGTCAATGACAAGCTTCATGATATTCTTGGTATATCAGACAAATATATTGCACAGTACTTCATTGGATTGGCCTCAAAATCTGAGAACCCCGGTGAATTTATTCAGCGACTTGAGGAAACTGGGACAGTAGATGTTGATGATGTCCTGAAAGCTTTTGCTCGGGAACTTTTTGACAAG GTTCCACACAAACAAAAGAAGGAAGTTGTGGTATCTGCggagaaaaagaaaacactgGAACttgaagagaaaaataaaacttaccAACTGTtagatgatgacgatgatgatgatgatgaagatgacaGAAAAGAGGATAAATTCAag ACACATAAAACATCATCGCAGTCGCGACATTTGCGAAGGAAACATGAGTCATCAGAGGAAGAGGAGGAAACACAAAATCA agatatggctaatgatgatgatgatgacaaggATTCTGACAGCTCCAGCTCTGACCCAGACAATGAGCGCAAGAAAGATTTAAAGGAGCGTGATGAGTTTGCCAAGAGGTTGAGAGACAAAGATAAAGAGAAGACAAGAAATACCATGTCCAAGTCAGACAAACGG GCTTAtgaagaggcaaagaaaagattAAAATTAGAACAGGAAGATCGTAAGAAAATAATCCCAGACCTGAGGAAGAGGTCTAGAAGGGAGTACTTGAAGAAAAGACAGGCAGACaaacttgaagatttggaagcTGATATTGCAGAGGAAGAATACTTCTTTAGTGGTGCAAA aCTTACAAAGaaagaacagaaagatttagaGTATAAGAAAACAGTTCTAAAATTGGCCAAAGAACACAAAGCTGCTGGAGAAATAGAAAAGATTGATAGGTATCACATTCCAAGGGATGACGCTCTGCCGCAGGATAAATATGTGGAGGACAAGACAGAGAAACGCATGGGCTCTGAGCAGAGCCGCTGGGAGGAAGAGCACCTTAATGCTGCTCTTCTTAAATTCGGAGCTAGGGATGCCAAGGAGAAGAAAAAGTCCAAAGATTATGATGTCATTATGGATGAGGAGATAGAGTTTGTGCAAGCCCTACAGATGCCAGGAACCAGAGATGAAAAa gaagCGAAATCAACCAAAGAtgctaaaaaaatgtctattgCTGAGACAAAGAAGAGTCTACCCATATATCCATTCAGAAAAGATTTACTAAAGGCTATTGAAGATCATCAAATTCTTATCATTGAAGGGGAGACTGGTTCAGGAAAGACAACTCAGATACCTCAATTTCTTCATGAAGca GGCTACACTAATGATGGTAAGAAAGTGGGCTGTACACAACCCAGGAGAGTAGCAGCCATGTCTGTGGCTGCTCGAGTTGCAGAAGAGATGGGTTGGAAGCTAGGTAACCAAGTGGGCTACAGTATCAGGTTTGAAGATTGCACCTCAGAGCGTACAATTTTAAAGTACATGACAGATGGCATGCTGCTTCGAGAGTTCTTGAGTGAGCCAGATTTGGCGAGCTACAGTGTCCTCATTGTTGATGAGGCTCATGAACGAACACTACATACAGACGTTTTGTTTGGCCTTGTAAAAGACATAGCCAGGTTTAGGCCAGATCTCAAATTGCTCATTTCTAGTGCCACATTAGATGCACAAAAGTTTTCTGAGTTTTTTGACGATGCCCCAATTTTCCGCATACCAGGAAGAAGGTATCCAGTGGATATCTACTATACAAAAGCGCCCGAGGCAGATTATCTAGATGCTGCTGTTGTTTCTGTACTTCAAATTCACGTGACTCAACCAGTTGGTGACATTCTAGTCTTTCTGACTGGTCAGGAAGAGATTGAGACAGCCAATGAAATGCTGCTAGAGAGAACTAGAAAGTTGGGCtcaaaaataaaagagctgATTGTGCTGCCCATTTACTCCACTTTACCTTCAGAGATGCAAGCTAAAATCTTTGAACCAACTCCACCCAATGCTCGCAAG GTTATCCTTGCAACCAACATCGcagaaacatctttaactattgaTGGAATAGTTTATGTCATAGACCCAGGTTTCTGTAAACAGAAGAGTTACAATGCCAGAACTGGCATGGAATCTCTAGTTGTCACTCCAGTTTCAAAG GCATCTGCTAACCAGAGAGCTGGGCGTGCCGGCAGAGTCTCTGCTGGGAAGTGCTTTCGTCTCTACACAGCCTGGGCATATAAAAATGAGCTGGAAGATAATGCTGTCCCTGAAATACAAAGGACAAACTTGGGCAATGTGGTCCTTCTGCTCAAGTCACTGGGGATCAATGACCTGCTCAACTTTGACTTTATGGACCCACCCCCACATGAGACTCTGGTCCTGGCTTTAGAGCAGCTGTATGCATTGGGTGCTCTCAATCACATGGGAGAGCTGACTAAACTAGGACGCCGAATGGCAGAGTTTCCTGTTGACCCGATGATGTCAAAGATGATATTGGCAtcagaaaa GTACAAATGTGCCAAAGAGATTATAACAATAGGAGCAATGTTATCGGTCAACAATGCCATTTTCTACCGGCCCAAAGACAAAATAGTTCATGCAGACACAGCCAGGCACAACTTTTTTGTTCCTGGAGGTGACCACTTGACTCTGCTGAATGTGTATAATCAATGGGAAGAGACTGAGTTCTCAACCCAGTGGTGCTATGAAAACTACATTCAACACAGGTCCATGAAACGAGCCAGGGATGTCAGGGACCAGCTGGAGGGACTGCTGGAGAGAGTGGAGATTGAGGTCACATCCAATCCAAGTGATACAGTAGCAATCAGGAAG GCAATCACAGCTGGTTATTTTTACCACACTGTCCACTTGACTAAAGGTGGTCAGTATAAGACAGTTAAGTCTCATCAGACGGTGATGGTTCACCCCAACAGCTGTTTGTTTGATGAACACCCACGCTggctggtttaccatgaattggTTTTCACCACAAAAGAGTTCATGAGACAG GTTATTGAAATAGAAAATCTCTGGCTTCTGGAAGTAGCACCACATTACTACAAGGCTAAAGACTTGGAAGATGGGTCCGACAAAAAAATGCCAAAAAAGATTGGTAAAGCCAAAGAAGAACTTTCCAGAACATATTAA